Proteins from a single region of Ziziphus jujuba cultivar Dongzao chromosome 1, ASM3175591v1:
- the LOC107427587 gene encoding ubiquitin-like domain-containing protein CIP73 isoform X4: MGSNFEGQTLGSDAVGGSEAIEIKIKTLDSQTYTLRVDKQMPVPALKEQIASVTGVLSERQRLICRGKVLKDDQLLSAYHVEDGHTLHLVVRQPIPPSSEGLSNFPATDPASSTSRGHSNQIVSAVLGSIGLSHVGSGSEAFDFREHGSQRPERTAGATGIFDTTQLQPEHAGMRVPSDRLHGTFGHSAAFSLGSLSSNVIPDSLTTLSQYLRRIRSEFDAMGRDAGTSGQAGAAHTTESRSSKTAPSSSGTRPEGFPTPASLAEVMLSTRQMLIEQTAESLYQLARQLENQVNVTDPSSRLNIQSTAFRTGALFNDLGAFLLELGRTIMTLRLGQTPSEAVVNAGPSVFISPSAPNPIMPLPFQVATSFGAIPMGAVQPSSSLVNGRGTGFLPRRIDIQIRRGSSTATHDANREEHGDTQQPSGQRDPTTSSGGENPVTQAASRVPEGPTFAGDSGVRVVPIRTMVAAVPGPFSRLPSDSSGNSVGLYYPVLGRLQHVASGHVSSDRGSQASGERNPASVHTEQQMAQASVQRLNDLAQDGSIPTSDLRQPEPSNTRSININILSAGRMQNNNESDRQIPSSVMQFLRTLFPGGEIHVEDGGLEGTPAGSEPDQARTSSDIARAPEAEPRVSDEGIFLSNLLHQIMPVIAQQAGAEQDVVPPEQINASERTMTQDSSNEAENSNAGTSRRPSDDDSNPQSSKRQKEIFCGVIQEV; encoded by the exons ATGGGAAGTAATTTTGAAGGCCAGACTCTTGGCAGTGATGCGGTTGGAGGATCTGAAGCCATCGAGATTAAAATAAAGACATTGGATTCACAAACCTATACTTTGAGAGTGGATAAACAG ATGCCAGTTCCTGCTTTGAAAGAACAGATTGCTTCCGTGACTGGAGTGCTATCAGAGCGACAGCGGCTGATATGCCGGGGGAAAGTTCTAAAGGATGACCAACTTCTGTCTGCTTATC ATGTTGAAGATGGTCATACCTTGCATTTGGTCGTCAGACAGCCTATTCCACCATCCTCCGAGGGTTTATCAAATTTTCCAG CAACTGATCCTGCTTCAAGCACTAGTCGTGGGCATAGTAATCAG ATTGTCTCTGCTGTTCTTGGGTCAATAGGACTTTCACATGTTGGAAGTGGCAGTGAAGCATTTGATTTCAGG GAACATGGCTCGCAAAGGCCTGAAAGAACAGCAGGTGCTACTGGAATTTTCGACACAACACAGCTACAACCTGAACATGCTGGCATGAGGGTTCCATCAGATAGATTACATGGTACCTTTGGCCATTCAGCAGCATTTTCTTTGGGGTCTCTGTCTTCTAAT GTAATTCCAGATTCTTTGACAACTTTATCCCAATATCTGAGACGTATAAGAAGTGAATTTGATGCCATGG GCAGAGATGCGGGAACCAGTGGTCAAGCAGGTGCTGCCCACACAACTGAATCAAGGAGTTCTAAAACTGCACCTAGTAGTTCAGGAACAAGACCTGAAGGATTTCCCACACCTGCATCTTTGGCAGAAGTCATGCTTTCTACAAGACAAATGCTCATTGAACAGACTGCCGAAAGTCTATAT CAACTAGCAAGGCAATTGGAGAATCAAGTGAATGTGACAGATCCTTCCTCAAGGTTGAACATTCAATCTACTGCATTCAGAACTGGAGCACTGTTTAATGATCTGGGTGCATTTTTACTTGAACTTGGTCGAACCATCATGACATTGCGATTGGGTCAAACACCT TCTGAAGCGGTAGTTAATGCTGGACCTTCAGTCTTTATATCCCCATCGGCTCCTAATCCTATCATG CCTCTTCCTTTTCAAGTAGCTACAAGTTTTGGTGCCATCCCCATGGGAGCTGTGCAGCCTAGCTCCAGCCTGGTTAATGGGCGTGGGACTGGGTTTCTTCCTAGGCGTATTGACATACAAATAAGGAGAG GTTCATCAACGGCCACGCATGATGCCAATCGAGAGGAACATGGTGATACACAGCAGCCTTCAGGCCAAAGAGACCCCACAACAAGTTCTGGTGGTGAAAATCCTGTTACTCAAGCAGCTTCAAGGGTCCCGGAGGGTCCAACTTTTGCTGGAGACTCAGGTGTAAGGGTAGTGCCAATTAGGACCATGGTTGCAGCAGTACCTGGTCCCTTTAGTCGCCTACCATCAGATTCATCTGGAAATTCAGTAGGTTTATACTATCCTGTCCTTGGAAGACTCCAACATGTGGCTTCTGGACATGTAAGCAGTGACCGAGGATCCCAAGCATCTGGTGAGCGTAATCCTGCTAGTGTCCATACAGAGCAGCAAATGGCGCAGGCTTCTGTACAACGGCTTAATGATCTTGCACAAGATG GATCAATACCAACTTCCGATTTGAGACAGCCAGAGCCATCCAATACTCGTAGTATCAATATTAACATTCTTTCAGCTGGTCGAATGCAAAACAACAATGAATCTGATAGACAAATCCCTAGCAGTGTAATGCAATTTCTAAGGACACTCTTTCCAGGAGGTGAAATCCATGTAGAAGATGGTGGTTTGGAGGGCACTCCCGCAGGTTCTGAGCCTGACCAAGCCAGGACATCCAGTGACATTGCACGGGCACCAGAAGCAGAACCAAGGGTTAGTGATGAAGGAATATTTTTGTCTAATCTGCTTCATCAAATCATGCCTGTCATTGCACAACAAGCTGGTGCAGAGCAGGATGTTGTACCTCCGGAGCAGATCAATGCTTCTGAGCGCACAATGACTCAAGACTCTTCCAACGAG GCTGAGAACTCTAATGCTGGGACATCTCGTCGACCAAGTGACGATGATTCAAACCCTCAAAGCTCAAAACGTCAAAAG GAAATCTTTTGTGGGGTAATTCAAGAGGTCTGA
- the LOC107427587 gene encoding ubiquitin-like domain-containing protein CIP73 isoform X1, with amino-acid sequence MGSNFEGQTLGSDAVGGSEAIEIKIKTLDSQTYTLRVDKQMPVPALKEQIASVTGVLSERQRLICRGKVLKDDQLLSAYHVEDGHTLHLVVRQPIPPSSEGLSNFPATDPASSTSRGHSNQVAPGVVIETFSVPVQGDGVPPEINRIVSAVLGSIGLSHVGSGSEAFDFREHGSQRPERTAGATGIFDTTQLQPEHAGMRVPSDRLHGTFGHSAAFSLGSLSSNVIPDSLTTLSQYLRRIRSEFDAMGRDAGTSGQAGAAHTTESRSSKTAPSSSGTRPEGFPTPASLAEVMLSTRQMLIEQTAESLYQLARQLENQVNVTDPSSRLNIQSTAFRTGALFNDLGAFLLELGRTIMTLRLGQTPSEAVVNAGPSVFISPSAPNPIMPLPFQVATSFGAIPMGAVQPSSSLVNGRGTGFLPRRIDIQIRRGSSTATHDANREEHGDTQQPSGQRDPTTSSGGENPVTQAASRVPEGPTFAGDSGVRVVPIRTMVAAVPGPFSRLPSDSSGNSVGLYYPVLGRLQHVASGHVSSDRGSQASGERNPASVHTEQQMAQASVQRLNDLAQDGSIPTSDLRQPEPSNTRSININILSAGRMQNNNESDRQIPSSVMQFLRTLFPGGEIHVEDGGLEGTPAGSEPDQARTSSDIARAPEAEPRVSDEGIFLSNLLHQIMPVIAQQAGAEQDVVPPEQINASERTMTQDSSNEAENSNAGTSRRPSDDDSNPQSSKRQKEIFCGVIQEV; translated from the exons ATGGGAAGTAATTTTGAAGGCCAGACTCTTGGCAGTGATGCGGTTGGAGGATCTGAAGCCATCGAGATTAAAATAAAGACATTGGATTCACAAACCTATACTTTGAGAGTGGATAAACAG ATGCCAGTTCCTGCTTTGAAAGAACAGATTGCTTCCGTGACTGGAGTGCTATCAGAGCGACAGCGGCTGATATGCCGGGGGAAAGTTCTAAAGGATGACCAACTTCTGTCTGCTTATC ATGTTGAAGATGGTCATACCTTGCATTTGGTCGTCAGACAGCCTATTCCACCATCCTCCGAGGGTTTATCAAATTTTCCAG CAACTGATCCTGCTTCAAGCACTAGTCGTGGGCATAGTAATCAGGTAGCCCCTGGTGTTGTTATTGAAACCTTCAGTGTACCTGTACAAGGGGATGGAGTTCCTCCAGAAATCAATCGG ATTGTCTCTGCTGTTCTTGGGTCAATAGGACTTTCACATGTTGGAAGTGGCAGTGAAGCATTTGATTTCAGG GAACATGGCTCGCAAAGGCCTGAAAGAACAGCAGGTGCTACTGGAATTTTCGACACAACACAGCTACAACCTGAACATGCTGGCATGAGGGTTCCATCAGATAGATTACATGGTACCTTTGGCCATTCAGCAGCATTTTCTTTGGGGTCTCTGTCTTCTAAT GTAATTCCAGATTCTTTGACAACTTTATCCCAATATCTGAGACGTATAAGAAGTGAATTTGATGCCATGG GCAGAGATGCGGGAACCAGTGGTCAAGCAGGTGCTGCCCACACAACTGAATCAAGGAGTTCTAAAACTGCACCTAGTAGTTCAGGAACAAGACCTGAAGGATTTCCCACACCTGCATCTTTGGCAGAAGTCATGCTTTCTACAAGACAAATGCTCATTGAACAGACTGCCGAAAGTCTATAT CAACTAGCAAGGCAATTGGAGAATCAAGTGAATGTGACAGATCCTTCCTCAAGGTTGAACATTCAATCTACTGCATTCAGAACTGGAGCACTGTTTAATGATCTGGGTGCATTTTTACTTGAACTTGGTCGAACCATCATGACATTGCGATTGGGTCAAACACCT TCTGAAGCGGTAGTTAATGCTGGACCTTCAGTCTTTATATCCCCATCGGCTCCTAATCCTATCATG CCTCTTCCTTTTCAAGTAGCTACAAGTTTTGGTGCCATCCCCATGGGAGCTGTGCAGCCTAGCTCCAGCCTGGTTAATGGGCGTGGGACTGGGTTTCTTCCTAGGCGTATTGACATACAAATAAGGAGAG GTTCATCAACGGCCACGCATGATGCCAATCGAGAGGAACATGGTGATACACAGCAGCCTTCAGGCCAAAGAGACCCCACAACAAGTTCTGGTGGTGAAAATCCTGTTACTCAAGCAGCTTCAAGGGTCCCGGAGGGTCCAACTTTTGCTGGAGACTCAGGTGTAAGGGTAGTGCCAATTAGGACCATGGTTGCAGCAGTACCTGGTCCCTTTAGTCGCCTACCATCAGATTCATCTGGAAATTCAGTAGGTTTATACTATCCTGTCCTTGGAAGACTCCAACATGTGGCTTCTGGACATGTAAGCAGTGACCGAGGATCCCAAGCATCTGGTGAGCGTAATCCTGCTAGTGTCCATACAGAGCAGCAAATGGCGCAGGCTTCTGTACAACGGCTTAATGATCTTGCACAAGATG GATCAATACCAACTTCCGATTTGAGACAGCCAGAGCCATCCAATACTCGTAGTATCAATATTAACATTCTTTCAGCTGGTCGAATGCAAAACAACAATGAATCTGATAGACAAATCCCTAGCAGTGTAATGCAATTTCTAAGGACACTCTTTCCAGGAGGTGAAATCCATGTAGAAGATGGTGGTTTGGAGGGCACTCCCGCAGGTTCTGAGCCTGACCAAGCCAGGACATCCAGTGACATTGCACGGGCACCAGAAGCAGAACCAAGGGTTAGTGATGAAGGAATATTTTTGTCTAATCTGCTTCATCAAATCATGCCTGTCATTGCACAACAAGCTGGTGCAGAGCAGGATGTTGTACCTCCGGAGCAGATCAATGCTTCTGAGCGCACAATGACTCAAGACTCTTCCAACGAG GCTGAGAACTCTAATGCTGGGACATCTCGTCGACCAAGTGACGATGATTCAAACCCTCAAAGCTCAAAACGTCAAAAG GAAATCTTTTGTGGGGTAATTCAAGAGGTCTGA
- the LOC107427587 gene encoding ubiquitin-like domain-containing protein CIP73 isoform X2, giving the protein MGSNFEGQTLGSDAVGGSEAIEIKIKTLDSQTYTLRVDKQMPVPALKEQIASVTGVLSERQRLICRGKVLKDDQLLSAYHVEDGHTLHLVVRQPIPPSSEGLSNFPATDPASSTSRGHSNQVAPGVVIETFSVPVQGDGVPPEINRIVSAVLGSIGLSHVGSGSEAFDFREHGSQRPERTAGATGIFDTTQLQPEHAGMRVPSDRLHGTFGHSAAFSLGSLSSNVIPDSLTTLSQYLRRIRSEFDAMGRDAGTSGQAGAAHTTESRSSKTAPSSSGTRPEGFPTPASLAEVMLSTRQMLIEQTAESLYQLARQLENQVNVTDPSSRLNIQSTAFRTGALFNDLGAFLLELGRTIMTLRLGQTPSEAVVNAGPSVFISPSAPNPIMPLPFQVATSFGAIPMGAVQPSSSLVNGRGTGFLPRRIDIQIRRGSSTATHDANREEHGDTQQPSGQRDPTTSSGGENPVTQAASRVPEGPTFAGDSGVRVVPIRTMVAAVPGPFSRLPSDSSGNSVGLYYPVLGRLQHVASGHVSSDRGSQASGERNPASVHTEQQMAQASVQRLNDLAQDGSIPTSDLRQPEPSNTRSININILSAGRMQNNNESDRQIPSSVMQFLRTLFPGGEIHVEDGGLEGTPAGSEPDQARTSSDIARAPEAEPRVSDEGIFLSNLLHQIMPVIAQQAGAEQDVVPPEQINASERTMTQDSSNEAENSNAGTSRRPSDDDSNPQSSKRQKIE; this is encoded by the exons ATGGGAAGTAATTTTGAAGGCCAGACTCTTGGCAGTGATGCGGTTGGAGGATCTGAAGCCATCGAGATTAAAATAAAGACATTGGATTCACAAACCTATACTTTGAGAGTGGATAAACAG ATGCCAGTTCCTGCTTTGAAAGAACAGATTGCTTCCGTGACTGGAGTGCTATCAGAGCGACAGCGGCTGATATGCCGGGGGAAAGTTCTAAAGGATGACCAACTTCTGTCTGCTTATC ATGTTGAAGATGGTCATACCTTGCATTTGGTCGTCAGACAGCCTATTCCACCATCCTCCGAGGGTTTATCAAATTTTCCAG CAACTGATCCTGCTTCAAGCACTAGTCGTGGGCATAGTAATCAGGTAGCCCCTGGTGTTGTTATTGAAACCTTCAGTGTACCTGTACAAGGGGATGGAGTTCCTCCAGAAATCAATCGG ATTGTCTCTGCTGTTCTTGGGTCAATAGGACTTTCACATGTTGGAAGTGGCAGTGAAGCATTTGATTTCAGG GAACATGGCTCGCAAAGGCCTGAAAGAACAGCAGGTGCTACTGGAATTTTCGACACAACACAGCTACAACCTGAACATGCTGGCATGAGGGTTCCATCAGATAGATTACATGGTACCTTTGGCCATTCAGCAGCATTTTCTTTGGGGTCTCTGTCTTCTAAT GTAATTCCAGATTCTTTGACAACTTTATCCCAATATCTGAGACGTATAAGAAGTGAATTTGATGCCATGG GCAGAGATGCGGGAACCAGTGGTCAAGCAGGTGCTGCCCACACAACTGAATCAAGGAGTTCTAAAACTGCACCTAGTAGTTCAGGAACAAGACCTGAAGGATTTCCCACACCTGCATCTTTGGCAGAAGTCATGCTTTCTACAAGACAAATGCTCATTGAACAGACTGCCGAAAGTCTATAT CAACTAGCAAGGCAATTGGAGAATCAAGTGAATGTGACAGATCCTTCCTCAAGGTTGAACATTCAATCTACTGCATTCAGAACTGGAGCACTGTTTAATGATCTGGGTGCATTTTTACTTGAACTTGGTCGAACCATCATGACATTGCGATTGGGTCAAACACCT TCTGAAGCGGTAGTTAATGCTGGACCTTCAGTCTTTATATCCCCATCGGCTCCTAATCCTATCATG CCTCTTCCTTTTCAAGTAGCTACAAGTTTTGGTGCCATCCCCATGGGAGCTGTGCAGCCTAGCTCCAGCCTGGTTAATGGGCGTGGGACTGGGTTTCTTCCTAGGCGTATTGACATACAAATAAGGAGAG GTTCATCAACGGCCACGCATGATGCCAATCGAGAGGAACATGGTGATACACAGCAGCCTTCAGGCCAAAGAGACCCCACAACAAGTTCTGGTGGTGAAAATCCTGTTACTCAAGCAGCTTCAAGGGTCCCGGAGGGTCCAACTTTTGCTGGAGACTCAGGTGTAAGGGTAGTGCCAATTAGGACCATGGTTGCAGCAGTACCTGGTCCCTTTAGTCGCCTACCATCAGATTCATCTGGAAATTCAGTAGGTTTATACTATCCTGTCCTTGGAAGACTCCAACATGTGGCTTCTGGACATGTAAGCAGTGACCGAGGATCCCAAGCATCTGGTGAGCGTAATCCTGCTAGTGTCCATACAGAGCAGCAAATGGCGCAGGCTTCTGTACAACGGCTTAATGATCTTGCACAAGATG GATCAATACCAACTTCCGATTTGAGACAGCCAGAGCCATCCAATACTCGTAGTATCAATATTAACATTCTTTCAGCTGGTCGAATGCAAAACAACAATGAATCTGATAGACAAATCCCTAGCAGTGTAATGCAATTTCTAAGGACACTCTTTCCAGGAGGTGAAATCCATGTAGAAGATGGTGGTTTGGAGGGCACTCCCGCAGGTTCTGAGCCTGACCAAGCCAGGACATCCAGTGACATTGCACGGGCACCAGAAGCAGAACCAAGGGTTAGTGATGAAGGAATATTTTTGTCTAATCTGCTTCATCAAATCATGCCTGTCATTGCACAACAAGCTGGTGCAGAGCAGGATGTTGTACCTCCGGAGCAGATCAATGCTTCTGAGCGCACAATGACTCAAGACTCTTCCAACGAG GCTGAGAACTCTAATGCTGGGACATCTCGTCGACCAAGTGACGATGATTCAAACCCTCAAAGCTCAAAACGTCAAAAG ATTGAGTAA
- the LOC107427587 gene encoding ubiquitin-like domain-containing protein CIP73 isoform X3 — translation MGSNFEGQTLGSDAVGGSEAIEIKIKTLDSQTYTLRVDKQMPVPALKEQIASVTGVLSERQRLICRGKVLKDDQLLSAYHVEDGHTLHLVVRQPIPPSSEGLSNFPATDPASSTSRGHSNQVAPGVVIETFSVPVQGDGVPPEINRIVSAVLGSIGLSHVGSGSEAFDFREHGSQRPERTAGATGIFDTTQLQPEHAGMRVPSDRLHGTFGHSAAFSLGSLSSNVIPDSLTTLSQYLRRIRSEFDAMGRDAGTSGQAGAAHTTESRSSKTAPSSSGTRPEGFPTPASLAEVMLSTRQMLIEQTAESLYQLARQLENQVNVTDPSSRLNIQSTAFRTGALFNDLGAFLLELGRTIMTLRLGQTPSEAVVNAGPSVFISPSAPNPIMPLPFQVATSFGAIPMGAVQPSSSLVNGRGTGFLPRRIDIQIRRGSSTATHDANREEHGDTQQPSGQRDPTTSSGGENPVTQAASRVPEGPTFAGDSGVRVVPIRTMVAAVPGPFSRLPSDSSGNSVGLYYPVLGRLQHVASGHVSSDRGSQASGERNPASVHTEQQMAQASVQRLNDLAQDGSIPTSDLRQPEPSNTRSININILSAGRMQNNNESDRQIPSSVMQFLRTLFPGGEIHVEDGGLEGTPAGSEPDQARTSSDIARAPEAEPRVSDEGIFLSNLLHQIMPVIAQQAGAEQDVVPPEQINASERTMTQDSSNEAENSNAGTSRRPSDDDSNPQSSKRQKV, via the exons ATGGGAAGTAATTTTGAAGGCCAGACTCTTGGCAGTGATGCGGTTGGAGGATCTGAAGCCATCGAGATTAAAATAAAGACATTGGATTCACAAACCTATACTTTGAGAGTGGATAAACAG ATGCCAGTTCCTGCTTTGAAAGAACAGATTGCTTCCGTGACTGGAGTGCTATCAGAGCGACAGCGGCTGATATGCCGGGGGAAAGTTCTAAAGGATGACCAACTTCTGTCTGCTTATC ATGTTGAAGATGGTCATACCTTGCATTTGGTCGTCAGACAGCCTATTCCACCATCCTCCGAGGGTTTATCAAATTTTCCAG CAACTGATCCTGCTTCAAGCACTAGTCGTGGGCATAGTAATCAGGTAGCCCCTGGTGTTGTTATTGAAACCTTCAGTGTACCTGTACAAGGGGATGGAGTTCCTCCAGAAATCAATCGG ATTGTCTCTGCTGTTCTTGGGTCAATAGGACTTTCACATGTTGGAAGTGGCAGTGAAGCATTTGATTTCAGG GAACATGGCTCGCAAAGGCCTGAAAGAACAGCAGGTGCTACTGGAATTTTCGACACAACACAGCTACAACCTGAACATGCTGGCATGAGGGTTCCATCAGATAGATTACATGGTACCTTTGGCCATTCAGCAGCATTTTCTTTGGGGTCTCTGTCTTCTAAT GTAATTCCAGATTCTTTGACAACTTTATCCCAATATCTGAGACGTATAAGAAGTGAATTTGATGCCATGG GCAGAGATGCGGGAACCAGTGGTCAAGCAGGTGCTGCCCACACAACTGAATCAAGGAGTTCTAAAACTGCACCTAGTAGTTCAGGAACAAGACCTGAAGGATTTCCCACACCTGCATCTTTGGCAGAAGTCATGCTTTCTACAAGACAAATGCTCATTGAACAGACTGCCGAAAGTCTATAT CAACTAGCAAGGCAATTGGAGAATCAAGTGAATGTGACAGATCCTTCCTCAAGGTTGAACATTCAATCTACTGCATTCAGAACTGGAGCACTGTTTAATGATCTGGGTGCATTTTTACTTGAACTTGGTCGAACCATCATGACATTGCGATTGGGTCAAACACCT TCTGAAGCGGTAGTTAATGCTGGACCTTCAGTCTTTATATCCCCATCGGCTCCTAATCCTATCATG CCTCTTCCTTTTCAAGTAGCTACAAGTTTTGGTGCCATCCCCATGGGAGCTGTGCAGCCTAGCTCCAGCCTGGTTAATGGGCGTGGGACTGGGTTTCTTCCTAGGCGTATTGACATACAAATAAGGAGAG GTTCATCAACGGCCACGCATGATGCCAATCGAGAGGAACATGGTGATACACAGCAGCCTTCAGGCCAAAGAGACCCCACAACAAGTTCTGGTGGTGAAAATCCTGTTACTCAAGCAGCTTCAAGGGTCCCGGAGGGTCCAACTTTTGCTGGAGACTCAGGTGTAAGGGTAGTGCCAATTAGGACCATGGTTGCAGCAGTACCTGGTCCCTTTAGTCGCCTACCATCAGATTCATCTGGAAATTCAGTAGGTTTATACTATCCTGTCCTTGGAAGACTCCAACATGTGGCTTCTGGACATGTAAGCAGTGACCGAGGATCCCAAGCATCTGGTGAGCGTAATCCTGCTAGTGTCCATACAGAGCAGCAAATGGCGCAGGCTTCTGTACAACGGCTTAATGATCTTGCACAAGATG GATCAATACCAACTTCCGATTTGAGACAGCCAGAGCCATCCAATACTCGTAGTATCAATATTAACATTCTTTCAGCTGGTCGAATGCAAAACAACAATGAATCTGATAGACAAATCCCTAGCAGTGTAATGCAATTTCTAAGGACACTCTTTCCAGGAGGTGAAATCCATGTAGAAGATGGTGGTTTGGAGGGCACTCCCGCAGGTTCTGAGCCTGACCAAGCCAGGACATCCAGTGACATTGCACGGGCACCAGAAGCAGAACCAAGGGTTAGTGATGAAGGAATATTTTTGTCTAATCTGCTTCATCAAATCATGCCTGTCATTGCACAACAAGCTGGTGCAGAGCAGGATGTTGTACCTCCGGAGCAGATCAATGCTTCTGAGCGCACAATGACTCAAGACTCTTCCAACGAG GCTGAGAACTCTAATGCTGGGACATCTCGTCGACCAAGTGACGATGATTCAAACCCTCAAAGCTCAAAACGTCAAAAG GTGTGA